A single region of the Pseudomonadota bacterium genome encodes:
- a CDS encoding metallophosphoesterase — MGTGVTRKRRIVVGDIHGELEGFREILRNAGLIAGKDNWSGGDDILIQTGDAIDRGPYSREAVDLLKKLQKEASAVKGEVVRLCGNHELMLIQHYFYFTNFNDPESLADELKEEILRDDVRASYTDGERLYTHAGLRSAIREILVDELKDEKPKLKTSSIDLFLLSDHINGIFREAVEKDDLKRHPIFHVGRDRGGYDPVGGIFWCDFSSLSPSVEAWEIPQIFGHTPTGKSGVRTAHGLKLIDVDAGMCRVYGGERVYLEISPEGHLLQHRKVLSKWTATLLAKD, encoded by the coding sequence TTGGGAACGGGCGTGACACGGAAAAGGCGCATTGTCGTAGGAGATATACACGGGGAGTTAGAGGGATTCAGAGAAATCCTAAGAAACGCGGGTCTGATTGCTGGCAAAGACAACTGGAGTGGCGGCGATGACATCTTGATACAGACTGGCGATGCGATAGACCGTGGCCCTTATTCCCGGGAAGCCGTTGATTTGCTTAAAAAGCTTCAGAAAGAAGCCTCCGCCGTCAAAGGTGAGGTCGTGCGCCTTTGCGGTAATCATGAACTGATGCTTATTCAGCACTACTTCTATTTCACAAATTTCAACGATCCGGAGTCCCTTGCGGATGAACTGAAAGAGGAAATCCTAAGAGACGATGTGAGGGCTTCATATACCGACGGTGAGAGACTATATACTCATGCCGGTCTGAGATCGGCTATAAGAGAAATCCTTGTGGATGAACTTAAAGATGAAAAACCGAAATTGAAGACCAGCAGTATTGATCTTTTTCTGCTATCGGACCATATCAACGGAATCTTCAGGGAGGCCGTAGAGAAGGATGATCTAAAGCGGCATCCCATCTTCCATGTGGGCCGTGACAGGGGAGGATATGATCCGGTAGGCGGCATATTCTGGTGCGACTTCTCGTCCTTAAGCCCCTCTGTGGAGGCATGGGAAATACCGCAGATATTTGGTCATACACCAACGGGAAAGAGCGGGGTGAGAACCGCGCATGGATTGAAGCTCATCGACGTGGACGCAGGTATGTGCCGGGTGTATGGAGGTGAGAGGGTCTATCTTGAAATCTCACCAGAAGGCCATTTACTACAGCACAGGAAGGTTCTTTCAAAATGGACGGCAACGTTACTTGCGAAAGACTAA
- a CDS encoding type II toxin-antitoxin system RelE/ParE family toxin has translation MGKKYKIVYLPVAQNDLTGIIEYIRFDNPESALNMLQKFDDSISRLGKFPFMGVTPKDRRLELLGYKILVIGNYLVFYVVRDDVVEIRRIIHGKRNYEFLL, from the coding sequence ATGGGTAAGAAATATAAGATTGTTTATCTTCCTGTTGCACAAAACGACTTAACGGGGATTATTGAGTACATAAGGTTTGATAACCCGGAATCGGCGCTCAATATGCTGCAAAAATTTGATGATTCTATATCCAGACTTGGCAAATTTCCCTTTATGGGAGTTACACCAAAGGATAGAAGGCTTGAGTTGCTGGGATACAAAATTTTGGTCATAGGCAATTATCTTGTGTTTTATGTTGTCCGTGATGATGTGGTTGAGATAAGAAGGATTATTCACGGCAAAAGGAATTATGAATTTTTGTTGTAG
- a CDS encoding DUF167 domain-containing protein, with translation MKVIPNAKKREIIREGSELKVKLTSVPRDGKANEELVEYLSKIFKVKKSEIKILRGEKDRRKVISIPVEESVINSIC, from the coding sequence ATCAAAGTTATACCGAATGCAAAGAAAAGGGAAATCATTCGCGAAGGCTCAGAGCTAAAGGTAAAGCTTACCTCAGTACCCCGTGATGGGAAGGCGAACGAAGAACTTGTCGAATATCTTTCCAAAATCTTCAAAGTAAAAAAATCCGAGATAAAGATTTTAAGGGGAGAGAAGGACAGGAGGAAGGTCATTTCCATACCGGTTGAAGAAAGTGTAATAAATTCAATTTGTTAA